The following coding sequences lie in one Rhinolophus ferrumequinum isolate MPI-CBG mRhiFer1 chromosome 16, mRhiFer1_v1.p, whole genome shotgun sequence genomic window:
- the HMX2 gene encoding homeobox protein HMX2 yields the protein MGSKEDAGKGCPAAGGVSSFTIQSILGGGPSEAPREPAGWPARKRSLSVSSEEEEPDDGWKASACFCPDPHGPKEPGPKHHPPIPFPCLGTPKGSGGTGPASSERTPFLSPSHPDFKEEKERLLPPGSPSPGPERPRDGGAERQAGSAKKKTRTVFSRSQVYQLESTFDMKRYLSSSERACLASSLQLTETQVKTWFQNRRNKWKRQLSAELEAANMAHASAQTLVGMPLVFRDSSLLRVPVPRSLAFPAPLYYPGSNLSALPLYNLYNKLDY from the exons ATGGGCAGCAAGGAAGATGCGGGCAAGGGGTGTCCTGCGGCCGGCGGCGTCTCCAGCTTCACCATTCAGTCCATCCTGGGCGGGGGCCCCTCGGAGGCGCCACGAGAGCCCGCCGGCTGGCCGGCCAGGAAGCGCAGCCTGTCCGTGTCCTCGGAGGAGGAGGAACCGGACGACGGCTGGAAGGCATCCGCTTGCTTCTGCCCAGACCCGCACGGCCCCAAGGAGCCCGGCCCCAAGCACCATCCCCCAATCCCCTTTCCTTGCCTGG GTACCCCCAAGGGCAGCGGAGGCACAGGGCCCGCGAGCTCGGAGCGCacacctttcctctctccttcgcACCCGGactttaaagaagagaaagagaggctcTTGCCCCCGGGCTCGCCGTCTCCGGGGCCAGAGCGACCGCGGGACGGCGGCGCAGAGCGGCAGGCGGGCTCAGCCAAGAAGAAGACGCGCACGGTCTTCTCGCGCAGCCAGGTGTACCAGCTCGAGTCCACCTTCGACATGAAGCGCTACCTGAGCAGCTCGGAGCGTGCCTGCCTCGCCTCCAGCCTGCAGCTCACTGAGACCCAGGTCAAGACTTGGTTCCAGAACCGCCGCAACAAGTGGAAGCGGCAGCTCTCCGCCGAGCTGGAGGCGGCCAACATGGCGCACGCGTCGGCGCAGACTCTAGTGGGAATGCCGCTTGTGTTCCGGGACAGCTCGCTGCTGCGCGTGCCAGTGCCGCGCTCCCTCGCCTTCCCGGCGCCGCTTTATTACCCCGGCAGCAACCTCTCGGCCTTACCTCTCTACAACCTCTACAACAAGCTCGACTACTGA
- the HMX3 gene encoding homeobox protein HMX3, which yields MPEPGPDAPGTASAQPPPPPPPPAPKESPFSIKNLLNGDHHRPPPKPQPTPRTLFAPASAAAAAAAAAAAAKGALEGAAGFALSQVGDLAFPRFEIPAQRFALPAHYLERSPAWWYPYTLTPASGHLPRPEASEKALLRDSSPASGTDRDSPEPLLKADPDHKELDSKSPDEIILEESDSEEGKKEGEAPPGAAGTSLGASAATPGAEDWKKGAESPEKKPACRKKKTRTVFSRSQVFQLESTFDMKRYLSSSERAGLAASLHLTETQVKIWFQNRRNKWKRQLAAELEAANLSHAAAQRIVRVPILYHENSAAEGAAAAAAGAPVPVSQPLLTFPHPVYYSHPVVSSVPLLRPV from the exons ATGCCGGAGCCGGGACCGGATGCCCCGGGCACTGCTAGCGCGCagcccccgccgccgcccccgcctcCCGCGCCCAAGGAGTCCCCGTTCTCCATCAAGAACCTGCTCAACGGAGATCACCACCGGCCTCCCCCTAAGCCGCAGCCGACCCCACGGACGCTCTTCGCTCCGGCCTcagccgcagccgccgccgctgccgctgccgctgcggCCAAAGGGGCCCTGGAGGGCGCCGCGGGCTTCGCGCTCTCGCAGGTGGGCGACCTGGCTTTCCCCCGCTTTGAGATCCCGGCGCAGAGGTTTGCCCTGCCCGCGCACTACCTGGAGCGCTCCCCGGCCTGGTGGTACCCCTACACCCTGACCCCTGCCAGCGGCCACCTCCCGCGACCTGAAG cCTCTGAGAAGGCCCTCCTGCGAGACTCCTCCCCCGCCTCTGGCACAGACCGCGACTCCCCCGAGCCACTGCTCAAGGCCGACCCCGACCACAAGGAGCTGGACTCCAAGAGCCCGGACGAGATCATTCTGGAGGAGAGCGACTCGGAAGAAGGCAAGAAGGAGGGCGAGGCGCCGCCCGGCGCGGCTGGGACGAGCCTAGGGGCTTCGGCGGCGACGCCGGGCGCCGAGGACTGGAAGAAGGGCGCTGAAAGCCCGGAGAAGAAGCCCGCGTGCCGCAAGAAGAAGACGCGCACGGTCTTCTCGCGCAGCCAGGTCTTTCAGCTCGAGTCCACCTTCGACATGAAGCGCTACCTAAGCAGCTCAGAGCGCGCTGGTCTGGCCGCGTCGCTGCATCTCACCGAAACGCAGGTCAAGATCTGGTTCCAGAACCGCCGCAACAAGTGGAAGCGGCAGCTGGCGGCTGAGCTCGAGGCGGCCAACCTAAGCCACGCGGCGGCGCAGCGCATCGTGCGGGTGCCCATCCTCTACCACGAGAACTCGGCGGCCGagggcgcggcggcggcggccgcgggggCCCCGGTGCCTGTCAGCCAGCCTCTGCTCACCTTTCCGCACCCCGTCTACTACTCGCACCCAGTGGTCTCGTCTGTGCCGCTGCTACGGCCCGTCTGA